TGATGCTGTTGTAATATAATACGCGAAAACGACAGGATCTtgtaatttacgtcaacgcgaaatcgccaaataaataaatgataaataataaagacaccagaaatttacgtgctTCGGTCCAAGTATTGATACCTACGTTCACGAAAAGAGCCAGTAGCAagtaatccactataatcgaaaaatcaaagtttacaatcactTACACGCTCAAATATTTCTCACACTTAGATTTAACtcaaaagtgtttataaataaacaactcactttgACATAAACTCACGACACAAAATTATCGCACGTTCAAGCTCAAAGCAAAACGCTCTACATACGCCAAAATCAAAAACTCCGGTGTTCGTCTTTGATCCATGTACGTAAATCTTTGCGTTCCTTGGAAAGCTTCGCGTGTGGCTTCAAGGAAACTTGCGGCTTCGGATATCTTGGACGTGCGGCTTCGTAGGGTTTCGGCAGTCCACACACGCACGAAAAGAACAGAACGTATTCTGTTCTTATATATGTGTGCCCaatggtcaaactttgaccttgggcccaccaACGTTGGCTTTACGTGCAACGAACTACACTTGCTTTAATATTGTGTGTGCTGGGCCACGAGGATAACAACTTTCGGCAAGCAGAAGAAATTCGTATCCTCTTATACGTGTGCCCACTGGGCCCCACGATCAGCTTCATTTTCAAAGATGAACGGCAGGTATCAGAGactttaccttcttctttttttattctattatttcctcttttataATCATTCGTTAAGTCCCAcgattaaataataaaatttttatctaaACGAATCGCGTTTTATAAatgctcaaactcgagtcataattTAACAGATGCTTTCTTGCCGAGCCGAATTGCGTGActtgccctttttcttttacaaaggGGAGTGAAAGAAGGATTGGAGTTTGAACATCCTCGAAGATTATACTTGCAGTAAATGTCGTTCAAAAGCCATTccattacctttttttttaatcactttgCCCTTGTCCTAAAAAACAAATTTAGCAGGTCCTCAaggctttttcctttcttgcctgTACATCctatctttttttaatcatccACACCATCTTCACTAACTCTGTCTCCCTTCCTTGCCTTCGAAAAATTCTAGGAGTTCCCCGATGTTGATCCTTTACTTCCAATTCATATTCCCAAATCCATTTTAAATTGCCTTCCTTGTCCCTTCCTGAACTTCACTTCCAATCCAATCCCATTCCAACTCACTTTCCActcgaaaagagaaaaaacattgATATTGACTAGCTCCATTTTCATCATTCCCGTCCTCATCTCAAGTCTTCATTTAATTCCTCTTGGTAAACACCTCCTTCCCTTTTTGATCCTATCAAAAATAGACTCTCAAGACGGAGAAAAAGCCAGCGAGCAATCAATTCCTGTGATTTGGCTGCTACCCCGTCGAAAACATCATACCTTAAAGAGTTCTTTCACCCCTCAGGTTTGATTTTCCTACTTCATTGTAAtaattaatttccatttttttttctaaattttctctAATGAGTCATCCCTAgttgaggaaaaataaaacgaaaaaagaaaaagaaaacaaggaaaaatctGTTAAACGCTGGTAACGAACCCACCAACCACCAAAcagataattaatttaattaatgggGAAGAGATTTCTGCAAAAAGTCAAAATCTTTGTCTGCGAGCCTTTTCGCAAACACcgtccttcttctcctcctcctccccaccacctcctcctcctccatccccACCACCTTCGCcaccaccgtcgccgccgccgccccccacGTCTCCGCCGAAGCCCAAGTTCCCCTTCGTCTTCCCACGCACCGAGTCCATGGTCCTCCCCGatccttctcccttcttctcaCCGAGCCTCCTCTCCGCCCCGCTCCCGACGAACTCTTTCTTCCAGAACTTCACTCTCAACAATGGCGACCAGGCTGAGTATATCCACCCCTACCTCATCAAGCCCTCCCCATCCTCTGTCTCCATCTCGTTCCCTTCTCGCGTCGCCTCCTCCACCTCTTTGTACCAAGTGTTCAACGCCGACCTCACTGTCTCCGCCGTTTCGGGTGATGACGTCGTAGGCGGCGTGGTGTCGAAGGCGCCGCGGCACATAATCTCATCGTACAGCGACCTCAGCGTCACGCTGGACTTTGTGACTTTGAACCTAAGGTTCATCCTCATCAGGGGGAGCCCCTACTTGACCTGCTTGGTCGACAATGGGACGGAGGTTGCGATCTCAACTATTCACGCGATCCTCTCGCTCTCTTCGAATAGTAGCTGCACCAAGCATACTTTGAAGCTCAGCAACAACCAGACTTGGCTTGTTTACACTTCCTCGCCGATCAGTTTCAGTCACAATCTCAATGCCATTACTTTCAAAGGCTTTCGGGGTTATTAGGATTGCTTGTTTGCCTGACGGTGGATCACTTAGTGAGGAGGTTTTGGATAGGTTCAGTTCTTCGTATGCTTTGTCTGGTGATGCAGTGTTGACTAGACCGTTTTGTGTGGAGTACAAATGGGAGAAGAGAGGATGGGGGGATCTGCTCATGCTCGCGCACCCGCTCCATGTTCAACTTTTGTCTCTTGAGGACTGTCTTGTCACTGTGTTGGAGGATTTTAAGTATAGAAGTATCGATGGTGATCTTGTTGGTGTAGTTGGAGATTCCTGGGTGTTGAGATTGAATCATGTCTCTGTTACTTGGCATTCAATCAAAGGCGTCAAGGAAGAGTCACGCGATGAAATCATTCAAGCCCTTCGTATGGATGTGGAGTCCCTTAATCCGGCTGTAATAACAACAGCTTCATCTTATTCTTATGGGAAATTGATGGCTAGAGCGGCAAGGTTGGCTTTGATTGCTGAGGAGGTGTGTTATCCTGAAGTTATCCCAGGCGATCGGGAAATATTTAAAGAGCACCATAGAACCATGGTTGGATGGGACCTTTAGTGGTAATGGATTCTTGTACGATGCGAAATGGGGTGGGATTATCACCAAGCTAGGGTCGACCAATCCTGGTGAAGATGTTGGCTTCGGCTTGTACAATGCTCATCACTATCATTTAGGGTATTTCCTTTACGGAATTGCTGTTCTCGCCAAGATTGATCCTGTATGGGGAAGGAAGTACAAGCCTCAAGCTTATTCACTGATGGCAGATTTCATGAACTTGGGGAAAAGATTGAATTCCAATTATCCGCGTTTGAGGTGCTTTGACCTGTATAAATTGCACTCCTGGGCTGGTGGATTGACTGAATTTGCAGATGGCCGGAATCAGGAGAGCACGAGCGAGGCTGTGAATGCTTACTATTCAGCTGCTTTAATGGGATTAGCCTATGGAGACACCCATCTTGTTGCTGTCGGGTCCACGCTCGCTGCAATGGAAATACAAGCAGCTCAAACATGGTGGTATGTTAGAGAAGGCGATAATTTATATGAGGAAGACTTCACTAGGGAGAACAGGGTGGTGGGTGTTCTGTGGGCTAACAAAAGGGACAGTGGTCTTTGGTTCGCTGGAGCGGAGAGGAAAGATTGTAGGCTTGGAATTCAGGTTTTGCCTTTGTTGCCTATTACtgaggttctattcttggataTCCAGTTTGTGAAACAGCTGGTGGATTGGACATACCCAGCATTGAACAGGGAGGGAATTGAAGGATGGAAAGGACTTGTGTATGCCTTGGAAGGGATTTTTGACCAAGGTAGTGCGCTGGAAAAAGTGAGGAGCTTGAGCGGTTTTGATGATGGGAACTCTATTTCGAATCTTCTGTGGTGGATTCATAGTAGAGGTGATGAAGAAGACACAGGATGCAGGGATGGAGGAAAGTACTGTTGGTTTGGTTACTATTGTCACTGAAATTGTCATTTCAGGGACGGATTCAATTGCTTTAATGAGATATTTTATTTGGAGTATTCATGTACTTATGTGAGGATTGCTTTGTTCCTTGTGTATCTATCTTTTATTTGGAGTATTCATGTACTTATGTGAGGATTGCTTTGTTCCTTGTGTATCTATCTTCAGAGTAAAATGATTCACTAGCTTTGCTTCTCTTTGTGACCCTTCATTATTGTTACACATCGCTTCAATTACATTATTCACTTTGACCAAAACTGTCTTGCTTTTGACATGTTCGTTGATATCAATTAAATCTCTTGCACCCTGTTTTAGTAAATCAATGATGAGTTATATTGCACGCACGTGTTTCTCGGTGCATTGTGCGCTTTGATGCCACTTTAGGAGCCCATGGAATTCA
Above is a window of Eucalyptus grandis isolate ANBG69807.140 chromosome 9, ASM1654582v1, whole genome shotgun sequence DNA encoding:
- the LOC104419487 gene encoding LOW QUALITY PROTEIN: probable endo-1,3(4)-beta-glucanase ARB_01444 (The sequence of the model RefSeq protein was modified relative to this genomic sequence to represent the inferred CDS: inserted 2 bases in 1 codon; deleted 3 bases in 2 codons) translates to MGKRFLQKVKIFVCEPFRKHRPSSPPSPPPPPPPSPPPSPPPSPPPPPTSPPKPKFPFVFPRTESMVLPDPSPFFSPSLLSAPLPTNSFFQNFTLNNGDQAEYIHPYLIKPSPSSVSISFPSRVASSTSLYQVFNADLTVSAVSGDDVVGGVVSKAPRHIISSYSDLSVTLDFVTLNLRFILIRGSPYLTCLVDNGTEVAISTIHAILSLSSNSSCTKHTLKLSNNQTWLVYTSSPISFSHNLNAITFKGXFGVIRIACLPDGGSLSEEVLDRFSSSYALSGDAVLTRPFCVEYKWEKRGWGDLLMLAHPLHVQLLSLEDCLVTVLEDFKYRSIDGDLVGVVGDSWVLRLNHVSVTWHSIKGVKEESRDEIIQALRMDVESLNPAVITTASSYSYGKLMARAARLALIAEEVCYPEVIPAIGKYLKSTIEPWLDGTFSGNGFLYDAKWGGIITKLGSTNPGEDVGFGLYNAHHYHLGYFLYGIAVLAKIDPVWGRKYKPQAYSLMADFMNLGKRLNSNYPRLRCFDLYKLHSWAGGLTEFADGRNQESTSEAVNAYYSAALMGLAYGDTHLVAVGSTLAAMEIQAAQTWWYVREGDNLYEEDFTRENRVVGVLWANKRDSGLWFAGAERKDCRLGIQVLPLLPITEVLFLDIQFVKQLVDWTYPALNREGIEGWKGLVYALEGIFDQGSALEKVRSLSGFDDGNSISNLLWWIHSRGDEEDTGCRDGGKYCWFGYYCH